Proteins encoded together in one Thermococcus barophilus MP window:
- the tes gene encoding tetraether lipid synthase Tes — protein MSETVGEIPSGEKEFDELTKKVRDIIEYPELSEEEFQKLLKKASKGYGGSLPHKTYSLCPETRKVVPAVVWEKNGIVWITKKCPEGLITDAYYEDVEMYYKFREWKFDEKKLMSFNVENSGVNCPFDCGLCPRHRSHTNLLNIVLTNRCNLSCWYCFFYAKEGQPIYEPTLEQIRMMLRNAKRENPIGATAVQFTGGEPTLREDLIEIIRIAKEEGYDHIQLNTDGIRLAFEPELVKKIREAGVNTLYLSYDGMTPQTNWKNHWEIPLIFENVRKAGGPGIVLVPTTIRNVNDHELGAIINFGLNHLDIVRGVNFQPISLVGRVPKKERQRFRITIPGAIKKIEEQTNGAIAKEDWYPIPIAGHIAKFFESFAGSKYYMTSHFGCGAATYVFLDDDKVIPISRFLDVEGFVEFLEEKAEELSKWKKLGRLEKLKVGAEIFLKFKSFYDEKYAPKSFDVLDIIKNAFAHGTYDALGQFHYKTLFLGMMHFMDEYNYDVERVERCVIHYAMPDGRIVPFCTFNVIPELYRDKVQAQFSYSWEEWKAMHPDWEYKKDKYVRTREFVEKMKNSEIYRKTYIDIKQYF, from the coding sequence ATGAGTGAAACTGTGGGCGAAATTCCAAGCGGTGAGAAGGAATTTGATGAGCTCACCAAGAAAGTTCGCGATATCATTGAGTATCCTGAGTTGAGTGAGGAGGAATTTCAAAAGTTGCTTAAAAAAGCCAGTAAAGGATACGGCGGTTCTCTGCCACATAAAACGTATTCTCTCTGTCCAGAAACAAGAAAAGTTGTACCAGCTGTTGTATGGGAGAAAAATGGGATTGTTTGGATAACCAAAAAGTGTCCTGAGGGTCTGATAACCGATGCATACTATGAAGATGTTGAAATGTACTACAAATTTAGAGAATGGAAGTTTGACGAGAAAAAATTGATGAGCTTTAATGTGGAAAACAGCGGTGTTAACTGTCCGTTTGATTGCGGTCTCTGTCCAAGGCACCGCTCGCACACTAATCTGCTTAATATAGTCTTAACTAATCGCTGTAATTTAAGTTGCTGGTACTGCTTCTTCTACGCCAAAGAGGGGCAGCCGATATACGAACCAACCCTTGAGCAAATACGCATGATGCTTCGCAATGCAAAGAGGGAAAATCCAATTGGGGCAACAGCTGTTCAGTTCACTGGTGGGGAACCTACACTCAGAGAGGATCTAATTGAAATAATCAGGATTGCAAAGGAAGAAGGATACGACCACATTCAGCTCAATACCGATGGGATAAGACTGGCTTTTGAGCCAGAACTGGTTAAGAAAATTAGGGAAGCCGGAGTCAATACCCTTTATCTGAGCTATGATGGCATGACCCCACAGACAAACTGGAAGAACCACTGGGAAATTCCGCTTATTTTTGAGAACGTCAGAAAAGCAGGCGGACCGGGAATTGTTCTTGTGCCAACAACGATTAGGAATGTAAACGACCACGAGCTTGGGGCTATTATCAACTTTGGTCTCAACCATCTTGACATTGTTAGGGGAGTGAACTTCCAGCCGATTTCACTTGTTGGCAGGGTTCCAAAGAAGGAGAGACAGAGGTTCAGAATTACAATCCCGGGTGCAATAAAGAAAATCGAGGAGCAGACGAATGGAGCAATAGCAAAGGAAGACTGGTATCCAATTCCAATAGCAGGTCATATAGCAAAGTTCTTTGAATCGTTTGCTGGAAGTAAATACTACATGACCTCCCACTTTGGCTGCGGTGCTGCAACTTACGTTTTCCTTGATGATGATAAGGTAATCCCAATATCAAGATTTCTTGACGTTGAGGGATTTGTAGAATTCCTTGAAGAAAAAGCAGAGGAGCTTTCAAAGTGGAAGAAGCTTGGCAGACTTGAGAAGCTTAAAGTTGGAGCAGAGATATTCCTCAAATTCAAGAGCTTTTACGACGAAAAATACGCTCCAAAGAGCTTTGATGTTCTTGATATCATAAAGAACGCCTTTGCACATGGAACATACGATGCACTGGGACAGTTCCACTATAAAACGCTGTTCCTTGGAATGATGCACTTCATGGATGAATACAATTATGATGTCGAGAGGGTTGAGAGATGTGTTATCCACTATGCAATGCCCGACGGCAGAATAGTGCCGTTCTGCACATTCAACGTCATCCCGGAGCTTTACAGAGATAAAGTTCAGGCACAGTTCAGTTATTCTTGGGAGGAATGGAAAGCTATGCATCCAGACTGGGAATACAAAAAGGACAAATATGTAAGAACGAGAGAGTTTGTTGAAAAAATGAAGAACAGCGAAATCTACAGGAAGACTTACATCGACATCAAACAGTACTTCTGA
- a CDS encoding DUF3213 domain-containing protein: MSMERKLKFVELKFGRITPQEAMDLQYKLSVNPATYRVFINGYSKRGMIIFDEEKLPKEKLLEMLSELNPQIIEEKEISIEELVNSSMSWKNVMGEVLSE; encoded by the coding sequence ATGTCAATGGAGAGAAAGCTCAAGTTTGTTGAACTTAAATTCGGCAGGATAACACCCCAAGAAGCCATGGATTTGCAGTACAAACTCAGCGTTAATCCAGCAACTTACAGGGTTTTCATCAACGGCTATTCAAAGAGGGGCATGATAATTTTTGATGAAGAAAAGCTCCCAAAAGAGAAGCTCTTGGAAATGCTGAGTGAGTTGAATCCGCAGATCATTGAAGAAAAAGAAATAAGCATTGAAGAGCTTGTAAATTCCAGCATGAGCTGGAAGAACGTCATGGGCGAAGTTCTGTCCGAATAA
- a CDS encoding carbohydrate kinase family protein, translated as MIFSIGEILIDFIAKEEGSLKKVSTFEKHAGGAPANVTVGLVRLKTLAALISKVGADPFGEFLVEQLEKEGVNINYIRFDKEKHTGVVFVQLIGAKPEFILYDGVAYFNLKIDDIDFSFLEKASLLHFGSVLFAREPSRSTVFEVIKRAKGKIPISYDVNIRLDLWRGREEDMIKDIEKALSFADIVKIGDGELEFLENHGVDLESFNFKLMAVTKGERGSEIIHGEIKTEVPSYRVEPVDTTGAGDAFMAALLSALWHMDKLEHLELNEEELLRVGRFANLVAALSTLRRGAWSVPRAEELKEYKEAREVLIRTELRP; from the coding sequence ATGATATTTTCAATAGGTGAAATCCTCATAGATTTTATAGCAAAAGAAGAAGGCTCACTAAAAAAAGTTAGCACCTTTGAAAAGCACGCCGGAGGAGCACCAGCCAACGTAACCGTAGGACTGGTGAGACTGAAAACACTTGCAGCATTAATAAGCAAAGTTGGAGCAGACCCATTTGGCGAATTTTTAGTTGAGCAGCTCGAAAAAGAAGGTGTGAACATAAATTACATAAGATTTGACAAAGAAAAGCACACCGGCGTTGTTTTTGTTCAACTAATCGGTGCCAAACCGGAATTCATCCTCTATGATGGAGTCGCATATTTCAACCTGAAAATTGACGACATAGATTTTTCTTTCCTTGAAAAAGCCTCTTTGCTTCACTTTGGGAGTGTTCTGTTTGCAAGAGAACCAAGCAGGAGCACTGTTTTTGAAGTAATTAAAAGAGCAAAGGGCAAGATTCCAATAAGCTATGATGTGAACATACGCCTTGATCTGTGGCGTGGAAGAGAGGAGGATATGATAAAAGATATTGAAAAAGCATTAAGTTTTGCAGATATAGTTAAGATAGGGGATGGGGAGCTGGAATTCTTAGAAAACCATGGAGTAGACCTGGAGAGCTTTAACTTTAAGCTCATGGCAGTAACAAAAGGCGAAAGAGGAAGTGAAATCATTCATGGAGAAATCAAAACTGAAGTCCCTTCATACAGAGTTGAGCCTGTGGATACAACAGGAGCTGGAGACGCTTTTATGGCAGCACTTTTATCTGCTCTGTGGCATATGGACAAGCTTGAACATCTCGAGCTTAATGAGGAGGAGCTGCTGAGGGTTGGTAGATTTGCAAACCTTGTTGCTGCACTTTCTACACTGAGAAGGGGAGCATGGAGTGTTCCAAGAGCTGAAGAACTGAAAGAATACAAAGAGGCAAGAGAAGTCCTTATTCGGACAGAACTTCGCCCATGA
- a CDS encoding DUF2139 domain-containing protein — translation MNQLPNYRFPPRYGPEWGSGGIFGLRYHNGVLYFTVAFEAEAHFVKEDSHRIYEFELVGEKPTSGGDTYNAVDVVDEFIYFGGWVHAPAIYEGKGNEKATINFVNKYSHVHEYDTENDSIRLVWKESIHHPTDWAGEVSDIIYNPYTDELLLAREDGHQNLGIYALDRKKGEIKLLNSAPSPKGTIVHDTAFFGIGKNFAKGLEEIHALDMISGRWEKFKLGESIDGERYLHPHLGAMGSAYNRAFAFVRGGLFVGNPLNDEPFEFFRLFDFYTFYAPFRVNALPLDGGLVIAYNAHHDAIYKPRSPGEIRFAKLTNTIVGPSVLVYIAPPMVKIVGSFGARITSMEKANGKLLLGTNTTPNTGALDATPFDTGNKDIVVLDEKILQEKPPAVSFSIPLAYPSMAMQEGAGAFGGIPLDGYKDPRMVIYASKNNELTIYEYDLTLPPIEACSDKFDIKKGKNIIELNSFSGIVSFRLKEEDFKGKVRIELR, via the coding sequence ATGAACCAGCTACCGAACTATCGTTTTCCTCCACGTTATGGCCCTGAATGGGGAAGCGGTGGAATTTTTGGCTTAAGATATCACAACGGAGTTCTTTATTTCACAGTTGCATTTGAAGCAGAAGCCCATTTTGTAAAAGAAGATTCACACAGAATTTACGAATTTGAGCTGGTTGGCGAAAAACCGACGTCTGGAGGAGACACGTACAATGCCGTCGATGTTGTCGATGAGTTCATTTACTTTGGGGGATGGGTTCATGCTCCCGCAATCTATGAGGGGAAGGGAAATGAAAAAGCGACAATAAATTTCGTCAACAAATACTCCCATGTGCATGAATATGATACCGAAAACGACTCAATACGCTTAGTCTGGAAAGAGTCCATACATCATCCCACAGACTGGGCCGGAGAAGTCAGCGATATAATATACAATCCCTACACCGACGAACTGCTGTTAGCAAGAGAAGATGGACATCAAAACCTGGGGATATATGCTTTGGACAGGAAGAAGGGTGAGATAAAATTGCTCAATTCTGCTCCAAGTCCAAAAGGTACGATTGTTCACGACACTGCATTTTTCGGCATTGGAAAAAACTTTGCAAAGGGTCTTGAAGAGATTCATGCCTTGGATATGATTAGCGGAAGATGGGAAAAGTTTAAGCTTGGAGAGAGCATCGACGGGGAAAGATACCTCCATCCACACCTTGGAGCAATGGGAAGTGCATACAACAGAGCATTTGCCTTTGTGAGAGGCGGTCTTTTTGTGGGGAATCCACTCAACGATGAACCATTTGAGTTTTTTAGGCTCTTTGACTTCTACACATTCTACGCCCCCTTTAGGGTCAATGCACTCCCCTTAGATGGAGGTTTGGTGATAGCATACAATGCACACCATGATGCAATTTATAAGCCAAGAAGCCCCGGAGAAATAAGATTTGCAAAGTTAACAAACACGATAGTTGGGCCGAGCGTTTTGGTTTATATTGCTCCACCTATGGTGAAGATAGTTGGAAGTTTTGGTGCAAGGATTACAAGCATGGAAAAAGCCAACGGGAAGCTGTTGCTCGGTACCAATACAACACCAAACACGGGTGCACTTGATGCGACGCCCTTCGACACAGGCAACAAGGACATAGTTGTCCTCGATGAGAAGATACTGCAAGAAAAACCACCTGCCGTTTCCTTCTCCATACCTTTGGCATATCCATCAATGGCAATGCAGGAAGGAGCTGGGGCATTTGGAGGAATTCCACTCGATGGATACAAAGATCCCCGCATGGTTATCTATGCATCAAAAAACAACGAGCTAACAATCTATGAATACGATCTCACACTGCCACCTATTGAGGCATGTTCTGACAAATTCGATATCAAAAAGGGTAAAAACATAATTGAACTAAATTCATTTAGCGGAATAGTATCCTTCAGGCTTAAAGAAGAAGACTTTAAGGGGAAAGTCAGAATTGAGCTCAGATAG
- a CDS encoding ABC transporter substrate-binding protein, whose product MPQRKMLGILLLGIFVFSVVASGCISQTSQSPTATTITKTETKVQTETKVQEQITLKVIGPWSGKELDAFMKVIEAFEAQHPNIKIEYKTYRAEDLATILPLQFESGDTPADVIFMWGWFIKKMGEKGHLMTFNDVINPDEYIPGVLDAVMSNGKIYGAPFTAAAKPGFWYRKSFFKKYGLKPPQTWDEFVSLLAKIKEIPGIKAPIVSGDSVGWPLSDVTEHFILTFGGADLQLKLIKGDVKFEDPQVRDIFANKLVPLLKAGYFSEPVEWTSAVTAWWKGDYALYFMGTWITGMVDDPNDLGMFSLPGCKAMVLAPDYLMVPKYTAHPKEAMELAKFLATEGQRVHVGTNSGKLATWKKVTLDDYWPPMRDVAKIVSNVQAVPDLDDSVGGEWQKTFWDQLKLLWVQPDRLDDVLKTLDEKFPKK is encoded by the coding sequence ATGCCCCAGAGAAAAATGCTTGGAATTCTGCTTCTTGGAATTTTTGTTTTCTCAGTAGTTGCCAGTGGCTGTATAAGTCAGACAAGTCAAAGCCCAACTGCTACTACAATAACAAAAACAGAAACAAAGGTTCAAACAGAAACAAAAGTTCAGGAACAGATAACTCTTAAAGTTATAGGTCCTTGGTCTGGTAAAGAGCTTGATGCATTTATGAAGGTCATTGAAGCATTTGAGGCTCAGCATCCCAATATAAAGATCGAATACAAAACATACAGAGCTGAAGATCTCGCCACCATTCTTCCATTGCAGTTTGAATCTGGAGACACTCCAGCAGATGTTATCTTTATGTGGGGATGGTTCATTAAAAAGATGGGTGAAAAAGGACATCTGATGACCTTCAATGATGTCATAAATCCTGATGAATATATTCCGGGTGTTTTAGATGCTGTTATGTCCAATGGGAAAATTTATGGGGCTCCATTTACTGCAGCTGCAAAGCCGGGATTCTGGTACAGAAAATCCTTCTTTAAAAAGTATGGCTTAAAACCTCCTCAAACTTGGGATGAATTTGTTTCTCTGCTTGCAAAGATAAAAGAGATACCAGGGATAAAGGCTCCAATAGTTAGCGGAGACAGCGTTGGATGGCCGCTTTCGGATGTTACGGAGCACTTTATTTTGACATTTGGAGGAGCAGATCTTCAGCTTAAGCTTATAAAGGGAGATGTCAAGTTCGAAGATCCGCAGGTTAGGGATATATTTGCAAATAAACTTGTACCTCTCCTTAAGGCCGGCTACTTCAGTGAACCCGTGGAGTGGACATCTGCGGTAACTGCTTGGTGGAAAGGAGATTATGCATTGTACTTTATGGGTACATGGATAACGGGAATGGTGGATGATCCAAATGATCTTGGAATGTTTTCACTTCCAGGATGCAAGGCAATGGTTCTTGCTCCAGACTACCTGATGGTACCTAAATACACAGCACATCCAAAGGAAGCCATGGAGCTCGCAAAATTCTTAGCTACAGAAGGTCAAAGGGTACATGTTGGAACAAACTCAGGAAAGCTTGCCACTTGGAAGAAGGTAACCTTAGATGACTATTGGCCACCTATGAGGGATGTAGCAAAGATCGTTAGCAACGTTCAGGCTGTACCAGATCTTGATGATAGTGTTGGCGGTGAATGGCAGAAGACATTTTGGGATCAGTTAAAGTTACTGTGGGTTCAGCCCGATAGGCTGGATGACGTTCTTAAGACCCTTGACGAGAAGTTCCCTAAGAAGTGA
- a CDS encoding carbohydrate ABC transporter permease, giving the protein MIPFVIYPVFKTIYLSFFLNDKFVGLENYKHVLLSPDIINVERFPTKSPPWGSLVNNAIFILIHLPITLFLGLGLALLLRKEEVKGSSIIKSIIFLGMVIPMIVGGLITRFLFEQGAGVVPSIFGALGIKSLDITWTAYPQTALFAVILGSIWIWTGFSMLMYSAGLASIPRDYYEAALIDGASRFQIFRHVTWPLLKPITTVVVAMTLLWDLKIFDVVYVATGGGPGGASMVLALQMWDYFARELNYNYAAVVAVLLTALTLVPATWLLKRRE; this is encoded by the coding sequence ATGATCCCTTTTGTAATATATCCCGTTTTTAAAACAATTTATCTGAGTTTCTTTCTTAATGATAAATTCGTTGGTCTGGAGAACTACAAGCATGTGCTGCTGAGTCCGGATATAATAAACGTTGAGAGGTTCCCGACTAAATCTCCTCCCTGGGGCTCTCTTGTTAACAATGCAATTTTTATATTGATACATCTCCCCATCACATTATTTTTGGGTCTTGGCTTGGCGCTTTTGCTGAGAAAGGAGGAGGTTAAGGGGAGTTCGATTATTAAGTCTATAATTTTTCTTGGTATGGTAATTCCGATGATAGTCGGAGGTTTAATAACCCGCTTTCTCTTTGAGCAGGGCGCTGGAGTTGTGCCTTCAATATTCGGGGCTCTTGGAATAAAGAGCCTTGACATCACATGGACTGCATATCCACAGACAGCACTATTTGCCGTAATTCTCGGCTCCATCTGGATATGGACGGGCTTCAGCATGCTGATGTACTCGGCAGGACTTGCATCAATCCCAAGAGACTATTACGAAGCCGCCTTGATAGATGGAGCAAGCAGATTTCAGATATTTAGGCATGTGACTTGGCCCCTGCTGAAACCTATAACTACTGTTGTAGTTGCAATGACTCTCCTCTGGGATCTCAAGATATTTGATGTTGTTTATGTTGCTACGGGTGGAGGGCCTGGCGGGGCATCAATGGTGCTGGCACTCCAAATGTGGGACTACTTTGCAAGGGAACTTAACTACAACTATGCAGCAGTTGTTGCGGTTTTGCTAACTGCCCTTACACTTGTACCTGCAACATGGCTACTTAAAAGGAGGGAGTGA
- a CDS encoding carbohydrate ABC transporter permease, with protein MIPRYKIKSYIVSNLIAWLAGVIWLIPFLGVLMASLRPYEEIVNGWWHLHPFTITLKNYIEAFNHPMFPIGVGLKNSLIIAVPSAIVPLIVASLAAYAFARYSFPVKNYLFTFIVFLMALPQQMTVVPLYFLLRNLHLLNTFRGLILVHSAWGLAWITFFMRNYFSMLPTDVEEAAKIDGASDFTIFYRIVLPMALPGLISAAILQFTWVWSDFFLALVFLQNPAKYVATQRLPLLRGQYYVNWGVLTAASILVMIVPLFVYALFQKYYISGMVGWSTEK; from the coding sequence ATGATACCAAGATACAAGATTAAGAGTTATATTGTTTCAAATTTAATTGCATGGCTGGCTGGAGTTATATGGCTTATACCGTTTCTTGGTGTGTTGATGGCTTCGTTAAGACCCTATGAGGAGATTGTGAATGGTTGGTGGCATCTCCATCCCTTCACGATAACATTGAAAAATTACATTGAAGCATTTAACCATCCAATGTTTCCTATTGGTGTTGGACTAAAAAACTCTCTAATAATAGCCGTTCCAAGTGCTATAGTTCCCCTGATAGTCGCGTCTCTTGCGGCATATGCATTTGCAAGATACAGCTTTCCGGTGAAAAATTATCTCTTCACTTTCATAGTCTTTCTGATGGCATTGCCCCAGCAGATGACGGTTGTTCCTCTTTATTTTCTTCTTAGGAATCTCCACCTGCTCAACACTTTTAGAGGGTTGATTCTTGTCCATTCGGCTTGGGGATTGGCGTGGATAACATTCTTCATGAGGAACTACTTCTCAATGTTGCCTACTGATGTTGAAGAAGCTGCAAAAATTGATGGTGCATCAGACTTTACAATATTCTACAGGATAGTTCTTCCGATGGCGTTGCCTGGTTTGATCTCGGCAGCAATTCTTCAGTTTACATGGGTCTGGAGCGACTTCTTCCTTGCATTGGTGTTTCTTCAGAATCCCGCAAAGTACGTCGCAACTCAAAGGCTTCCTCTCCTTAGAGGACAGTACTATGTTAATTGGGGAGTACTTACAGCTGCGTCTATCCTCGTCATGATTGTTCCTCTGTTCGTTTATGCCTTATTCCAGAAGTACTACATAAGTGGTATGGTGGGATGGTCCACAGAAAAATAG
- the treT gene encoding trehalose synthase yields the protein MFEVKNFGGKGKNLRNYEVIIGSEEIEKIMEKAESLKGKTIVNVNSTAFGGGVAEILHNLIPLMRSLGIDARWFVIEGTDEFFKVTKTFHNALQGNKELKLTEEMEQLYLEINKRNSENFDPSLYDFVVIHDPQPAPLISFYDKRQPWIWRCHIDLSDPNPEFWGFLRQFVEKYDRYIFHMPEYAQSDLDKDRVIIMPPSIDPLSEKNIELKESEILKILEKFDVDPDRPKITQVARFDPWKGVFDVIEVYRKVKEKIPDVQLLLVSAMAHDDPEGWIYFEKVLRKIGEDYDVKILTNLIGVHAKEVNAFQRASDVVLQMSTREGFGLTVSEAMWKEKPVIGRAVGGIKLQVVDGETGFLIRTVDEAVEKTLYLLKHPEVAKRMGQKAKERVRENFIITKHLERYLDLFTLFI from the coding sequence ATGTTTGAGGTTAAAAACTTTGGAGGAAAAGGAAAGAATTTGAGAAACTATGAAGTTATAATAGGATCTGAAGAAATCGAAAAAATTATGGAAAAAGCGGAAAGCCTCAAAGGAAAGACAATTGTAAATGTTAATTCAACAGCTTTTGGTGGAGGGGTTGCTGAGATACTTCATAACCTGATTCCCCTAATGAGGAGCCTTGGCATAGATGCCAGATGGTTCGTAATTGAAGGAACGGATGAATTCTTTAAAGTTACAAAAACTTTTCACAATGCTTTACAGGGCAATAAGGAGCTCAAGCTTACAGAGGAAATGGAGCAGCTATATCTTGAGATTAACAAGAGAAACTCTGAAAATTTTGATCCAAGTCTCTATGACTTTGTTGTCATTCATGATCCACAGCCTGCTCCGCTAATAAGCTTTTATGATAAAAGGCAGCCGTGGATATGGAGATGTCATATTGATCTGAGCGATCCAAATCCTGAATTCTGGGGCTTTTTAAGACAGTTTGTTGAAAAATATGACCGTTATATCTTCCATATGCCTGAATATGCACAAAGTGATCTTGATAAGGACAGGGTCATTATAATGCCCCCATCCATTGATCCGCTCAGCGAAAAAAACATCGAACTAAAAGAAAGTGAAATTTTAAAGATCTTGGAGAAGTTTGATGTAGATCCAGACAGACCAAAGATAACTCAAGTTGCAAGATTTGATCCCTGGAAAGGAGTTTTCGACGTAATTGAAGTTTACAGAAAGGTTAAAGAGAAGATACCAGATGTTCAACTCTTACTTGTGAGTGCAATGGCACATGATGATCCTGAGGGGTGGATATACTTTGAAAAAGTACTTAGGAAAATTGGAGAAGACTATGACGTGAAGATATTGACAAATTTAATTGGTGTCCATGCTAAGGAAGTAAACGCATTCCAGAGGGCAAGCGACGTTGTCCTTCAGATGTCAACAAGGGAGGGATTTGGATTAACTGTCAGCGAGGCCATGTGGAAGGAGAAGCCGGTAATAGGCAGAGCAGTTGGCGGAATCAAGCTTCAAGTAGTTGATGGGGAAACTGGATTTTTAATTAGAACAGTAGATGAAGCCGTTGAAAAAACACTTTACCTGCTTAAGCATCCTGAGGTTGCAAAAAGGATGGGTCAAAAAGCAAAAGAAAGAGTCAGAGAAAACTTTATTATAACAAAGCACTTAGAAAGATATTTAGACCTCTTTACTCTATTTATTTGA
- the trmB gene encoding HTH-type sugar-sensing transcriptional regulator TrmB, which yields MKMEISEKVLGMLTRLGFTKYEILTYWTLLVYGPSTAKEISERSGIPYNRVYDTIASLKTRRFVSEIDGSPRVYVAFSPSIAFLRFKKEVDEIKEQLEEELKRIKVKTEERPGVWRTKELDEAIEMVRESLERVEYEAILLSPGKFFIEIKDSLRNALKKGATLSIYTEGNIDLSELTNIGNLFVRKFHRLNHFIGMFDGREVINIQNIGFEPKNPPSFKATYPEIIFSQYSFLREAFGESELILEDINQKNELRFFADFHAVDVIRRYLGKCDIYAEVIAKSLSTNEIEELRGKVVGYTFALNEGIDNFELETDRGILKIGGMFAVLEDYETTKIKLILT from the coding sequence ATGAAGATGGAAATCAGTGAAAAAGTTCTTGGAATGCTGACAAGACTTGGGTTCACAAAGTATGAAATCCTAACGTACTGGACATTGCTTGTATATGGGCCAAGTACTGCAAAGGAGATATCCGAAAGAAGCGGTATTCCATACAATAGGGTTTATGATACAATAGCTTCACTGAAGACCAGAAGGTTTGTAAGTGAGATAGATGGCTCTCCAAGGGTTTACGTAGCTTTTTCTCCATCCATAGCTTTTCTCAGATTTAAAAAAGAAGTTGATGAGATCAAGGAACAACTTGAGGAGGAGCTAAAAAGAATTAAGGTGAAAACTGAAGAGAGGCCTGGCGTATGGAGAACCAAAGAACTGGATGAAGCAATTGAAATGGTTAGGGAATCTCTGGAGAGAGTTGAATATGAGGCAATTCTTTTATCTCCAGGGAAATTTTTTATAGAAATAAAAGACAGTTTAAGAAATGCCCTTAAAAAGGGGGCAACCCTTTCCATATACACCGAGGGAAACATTGATCTGTCCGAGTTAACTAATATTGGGAACCTGTTTGTAAGAAAGTTCCACAGGCTCAATCATTTCATAGGGATGTTTGACGGGAGGGAGGTAATAAACATACAAAATATTGGATTTGAGCCAAAGAATCCACCTAGTTTTAAAGCTACATATCCAGAAATTATATTTTCTCAGTACAGCTTCTTAAGAGAAGCATTCGGTGAATCGGAACTTATACTGGAAGATATAAATCAAAAAAATGAACTGAGATTTTTTGCAGATTTCCATGCTGTTGATGTTATAAGGAGGTATCTTGGAAAATGTGACATTTATGCTGAAGTTATTGCAAAAAGCCTTAGTACAAATGAAATTGAGGAGCTTAGGGGAAAAGTCGTTGGATATACTTTTGCGCTAAATGAGGGCATAGACAATTTTGAGCTGGAGACTGATAGGGGTATTCTTAAAATCGGCGGAATGTTTGCTGTTTTGGAAGATTACGAAACTACAAAGATTAAGCTTATATTAACCTGA